AAatcttaaatttaaataaatacatttttatataaatttatataatattttgaaGACTAAACAACAAAGATCACTGAAACACATGTCTGGAGGCTTTTACAAGGGAAAAACCTCTAGTTATGTCTCTATGTCTCTACAACAACCACAGCCTTTATTATCCTAATTCTTGCTTGTGGGCATTTCACCACTGGGTGTTGGCTCAGTTACAATCACTTATTAATCACTCAAGTTCTGACTTAATTTTACCGTGAACACCCTAGACAGTACACACCAAATTGTCTGATCTTGTCAGTCATACTGGTGCATTTATGCAAATATAATTAGGGATCTTAGCAGATTAGCAGTTTGCTCATTATGAATCTTATCCAAATGACCTTCATTCTACCAACTTTGTATCCTTGTTTTATAACACAAAATTGGGAagtaaattttacattttaaacttttgaatgAGACTGAGAAAGGATTTGGAAAACTCACAACAGAAATACAGCAGAAATCAGAGCAGaaattaaagacatttattcatttctaatTATATAAAAGTTTTAAGGTTGATGATAGCActcaaaaacaccaaaattatACATTAACacactttctccttgttttacttaaaaaaaaaaacagagagggcTGTTGCTGACAATTACTCTATGTAAGACAGTTACTAATATCTTTATGGGCATCATGCAAAAAAGGAATCAACCAGTTGGAAACTGTATGAagcaggaaacagaggaaaaacataACTTTACTAACTAGTATTGTCATATTTCGCTTGCTATTCTTTCTACTTTCTCACTCATCGGTTGAAAGATAAACAAAGGGGTGTGAGCGACAAGAGGCTAtgtgaagatgaagaggaaaactGAAGAGCGAATCAGTTAAGAGAACAGAACCAAAGAGACCAGCGGGGCCACCAGGAGCAGAAGGCCAGCACTTGTGCTGCTGGCACTGTTGCAGTAATCGCCCAGACAGCAGCTAACTTCTGCTCCAACGGTCCCTGTTATTTGTGCAGCTAATGCATCAGAGCATATGAGCTTGGATGCACAGCCCTTCACGGTTGTCTTTTGGCCTCCTGCATTCACTGAGAGAATGAAGACATAATGTTTGTGAGTGAGCTTCAAGTTAAAAATCAGAACCACATAACATTCCTCAGAGCAGAAGAAATACGTGGGGCAGAGGTAGAGATAATGCTGTAGGCCAATTACCGGATGTTGAGATGCAGTAGTCCTCATTCCCCTCACAGTTTAGAGTTGCAGTGCACGTTTGTCCATTGCAATGATAGCACTTTTTACCATTGGGATTGGATTTACTGGGCTCTGTAACATAGAACAGACATTGTTCACATTGCTTAGGGAGGGTTTTTGTCTAGCAGGCTATTCTGTGGATATTTCTTGATATTACCCTGCAGATTAAAGTGTAAATAAAATCGTACTAACTtagagataaataaaatgtagagaTCTGTCATTTGTTTATTGTCTGTCAAGATGTGATCATGAGATCATGACTGGCCCATTGCCAATGCAAAAAACTAGACCTGGAGATAAATACACACCCGCTCtcttacagacagacagacacacacacacacacaaaacgcTCCACTGTGGCAGTTGGGGGTATCGTGCCCTTAGGCTCCTCTATAGCAGATGGTGATGGAAGGAAAAGTAATTTTCTTTGTCGTGTCTTGGAATTTAAGGCTTGTTCCTCGAACATTGTCTGCTCCAAACCTTTTGTCTCAGGTTTGAATACATGGGACTGGCCTCTAGAGTCCACAATACCTACATTCATATGTCaatataaacaaaagaaaatctgaattttatGTTTTAGCCTGAAACAACagattctttttaaaatttcaaacatgaaaagttCAACCATTTATTGCGATACCATTTAAAGTTTTTGCTCAGGCAGCTAAATGCCAATTTTCAAACAATGCAGGACTCAGTGCTAAGAAGCAAGTAAATATCAAAAGACAATACAGGTAAGTTACCAGGGACGGGTTCCTTGTTGCAGAGGTCAGTGGTGCAACACTTGCTGGCAATTACAGTTCTGGCCACTCCGAAGTTGACTGACATCTCACCACACTGATCAGCGGTGACACAACTTTTCATTGAGACATCTGACACTTTTTTACCACCTGCAACAAAAAGAGCAGTTTATGTAGACTGAGCCAGCTTGAATCAGTTTTGCAGTATtttcagaaattaaaataatgtacCACTAAACACCATACCTGCATATGCAAGCATTCTCATTGCACCACACTGCAAGGGGCATTCTTTTGTCTCTGTGCAGCTTCCTGACATTGTCTTTTCACAGTCATAGCACATCAGGGTGTAGGCTGCTAAAATACAAACTCAgatgagtttaaaaaaagaaaaaaaaaacttcaaacagTTTTTCTCATCCACAAAGGGTagacaaaataatttcaatgCATTAACTCTGAAGTTACACTGGCAGCACAATTGAAAAGGGGCCGAAACATCTTAGCACAAGCTGTAGGTGAGATGGAACTGAGAGGAATAGCAGTGACCAATGGCAAAATAATATATCAGGTTTGGACACTGCtatttttgacacatttgtACAGGCAAATTTGGCATTTCAAAATGACATAAAGATGAAcaagagaacaaaatgaaaacttgCCTTTAGGAAGAAGCACAATCCCAAAGATCAGCGTAAGGAGATGCATTTTGTGATGGTGGGATGCAAATGACTTTTAGTTGTTGTTAGCTGTTATGGCTTTATAGTGTTTCTGAGAAGGAGTGGACTTCATCGCGAAGCCTCCTCcttcattcctcctcttcagtaGTGACAAGATGTGATTCTTAAAAAAAGCCTTGTACATTTACTTGAATGTggaaatgtatgtgttttagtgcatttatttatgtttttgtattcatgttttgtaGATTTTAAAGTCATAAAGCCATATAAAGTCTATGGCTacaacaaagacataaaaatagatacaaaaatatagatacaaaaaCTGGTACCTACTGTACAGATAGACCAACTGCAGAACCAATAAAATGCAGAATAAAAGGCATTTACTTTCCATGTTTTACAGCTCCTTTCATGCTGAGCAGCCAGGATCCACCCAGTGTGATTAGCTTTATGCAGTTCAAATCAGCCTTCTGGATGCCTGCACACAAAGCTAAAAGCAACCTATGCACACATACCTAAATGTGTGCACAACCCAGTATGAAGACTCCTTTTCCCCTGAACATTTATTAGTATCACTTCTCATTGACATTCAGCAGTCTGTAAAATCTCAGGCCTCTTTTCTGAATCATCTTATCAATTGAGCTTATTACCATTTTAGGagcattttcaaaatgttttatcaaGAGTGCACAGTGGCAGGTACTGGCAGTCTCTCTCTGCAGTATAAATATAGATGCTCAAAACATAACTAAAAAATAGTCACTTCCACTTCTCTACATTGATTGCACAAGGGCATCTCATCAATGTGTACTAAGGCATACCCTGAAAACGCTCAAGGATGTGGGCGGAATTTATCAGACGCCAGTGTAACAACCTCAGCATCTGTGTTATGTGGTCGTACTTCCTTTTACTAGTTAAAACtctagcagctgcattttgtactTGCTGCAGTCAAGTAGTCTAGCTCAggggttctcaaccttttgtaACTTAAGGCCCACTTCTGATtgttgaaaaattgaaaaaaaggaCCACCTTcctaaataaatgaaaaaaaatcaaacaaacaaacaaaaaaaaccataacatgacaaaaaactgGGCtgtaaatattctgtttacccTCAGTGAGACACTTGGGTTTGCCTCTGGGAAAAATCAAGATGTGGTGAGAGGCTGACATGCAGAGTAGCATCCAAGTTGCTTTCAGTTTGCTccttgcctttgattttgtgacacTTTGTGTCACAATGGAAAACTCTGACTCACATAAATAGGTGGTGGTGAAAGgcaacagaaatttgattgcccattttgacagagagagatattgACTGGCAGCCATTATCCTGAATGAAGCAAGGTCAActtgtgtgagctgaagcttCAAGCTGCTGTTTGCAGATAGTTCCATCAATTAattttccaacacagtggaTAGAGCCATGTCTTCTGAAGCAGAATCCACAGAGAAAGCTAGCTGGCTAACAGTGGCAAAACAAGTTTGTCTCTCCCTAATGATGTGTCGTGTTTGGCGTggtgatattaaaatgtaactggtcatttaaattatgcattttgatttgatgtttttatttatttagatataaaaatgaCTGGTTTTATAAACTTTGTAAATTATcagaaaaaatcattttaaccaTTTGGCAGTACCACTGCTTCCGCGGCCAACTAGATGGCGCTCAGAGCATTTTCAGCATCCTCCTGGATAATTTTAAATATGCTATCAATGTTGCTCTGGAAAGTGAGGTCAGTGTCCAGGATGACGCCAAGGATTCTGACCTGTGTGACACTTTCCAGAGACATTTGTGACAATTTAAAAGAGGTATCCTGTCTGTTAGCTTTTCCCCCAATAACCAGGATTTCTGTCTTGTCACTGTTTAACTGTAAAAAAGGGCTCAGGTTACCGGGGGACAGGGAAATATATGGCTGCATGTTATCAGCATAATTATTGTAACACACATTGAGTTTCTTGATAAGTTGGCCTAGAGGCAACAAGTACAAACTGAACAATAATGGGCCTAAAATTGACCCTTGGGGAACACCGCCTGagacaatatatatatgtgtgtatatatatatgtgtgtgtgtgtgtgtgtgtgtgtgtgtgtgtgtgtgtgtaaatatattttaaaaaatagtcaTTTGTGTCTCTTCAAATGTAAAGTGATGAACAGTCTGCATAAGACTAAACataaactagaaaatgcaatttctgtaggAATTGCGTGTGGTTGCTGAAAGTGGATTtagattgcataactggaagctgaacactattgaaaaatctagcaaGATTGAAATCAGCAATGGGTAAAGTTGAACCTACACTCTCatgtttttaagacagacatgctatgcactgagctaacatgtcacacagcaatgTCAGGCCAGATTCTGGTGTTTACtctgtcaattgcatgaaattgacaaaaaagcagtctcattaagcagattgacatcacctggactccttcatcctacaactctactgagttctgccctaagcGGGGCTTGAACTCACAGtctttggatctaaaaggagtACAGAAATGACATGACCTTAAATCATTGGACTACTCACACATGCTGTTTAGCACaggaaaagatgtatttaacaagCATATCAATCCATATTTTAGGTAGTAATGTTAAGGTAAGCTAGAGAGGAATTGAATTCTGGTACAGGATAAAGATGCAAGGCTactttgtacatgagagcaatattatgaggagcactgcagtgagcagctatcgaacacacaaccttgtcatctaaggtGAAGCTGATCATGAGAGCAGTGTTataaaccactgagccaacagtcattcacaaaaacaagaggaaaaaatctccattttgatgaggaaaatgtgtttgtctcaaaccagagcttgaagcccagagatttgtacatcattagtgaaagcaagactagtttaacatgagaatgaataatatgtgtaaaaagtgtttgaaggaagagagaatctgtaagtttaagaaactgcagtgagagaaaacacacatcctgcaaactgtattgcagtcaatgagaacatgacagcgactctctatcaattaaggttcagatctcaaaaactataagtcctatgtgaaatgtatttacattttgagagagaggaggcttgtggaaaCATACTGATATGTGCgtgaggagttaaaattgtggaAGTGACagctgttcagaaaaaaaattctggtctaaaattatctgtgctctccactgtgcctgatcacatgatacactggtgagacctgacaAAGTCTGCAAAACttttgggcttaaattgctgaaaaactacaaaacaatctgataactttgaaagttcaaagttttgtgaacattttacagtttgaatggcgTCTGTACGATAAGGGACCTCTGAGCAGTagagtgtcaaagtgaccaaggttccaactcagttcGACAgttcgtcccatagactgccattataaattttaatgttttaaaaaattatataaaattgcTGAAACacgttacatttcagaaaaatacaaggcacacatctgctgaatgagttgcacagactgacagttgaatggtttttatagcacaaagtatgcagcagttgaaacgcgGCAAAAAACGTAGGGAAGACGGAAAaagaataaagagtgagaagaacaatgtTCAAATACACCTTGACAAAAGGGCACTTTGGACATCAGGTGAGTTGCCTGCATAAAAACATATCAGAGAAGAGTACTACTGCACCACCATCTCTTCTATCACACctaaaacttaaaatataaaacctaactttatcttatcttatgtttattaacattatcaagtgggtttattttccatcttatgtacatatacatgtttttatattagttttatgtcttttttgatGTGAAGAACTTGGTGCGtgtaaattattttgttgtaaagcactttgagctgcattttttttgtatgaaaggtgctatacagaTGAagttattattagtattattaaaaacatttttaaaaaagttaaatttcagTGGTGATACCTGTTAGTGTAAAACTAGCACTAGAGTCCGGCCAAGTTTCAGTTAAAAGCAATATGTCCAGCTTATGATCTGTAATTAGGTCACTAACCAGTGCAGCCTTTCCTGTGAAAGATCTCACATTTAATAAAGCAAATTTTAATGTTGTCTCATTCAGCCCAGTAGCTGAGACTGCAGTCTGTCAGAGAGAGGCGTTAATCTGAGTCAAAGTTTGATGGTTGGCTGACCTGTGTACAGTTTTCTGTATGATAAAATAGGATCACCTACCTTCAACAACTTGAATAGGCATGATGGGATGGTATAGGGATACAGTCTGTGGGTCATTGTGGTGGGGGATATTACTGATGCCACCTATCCTCCAAACACATCATAGAGACTGCAAATGGAGGACAGTGTTTTTGGTGAACAGTCTGGTGCCTCTATCGTTTGGATGGTTATCACTCCTGTACAGGTTCTTTTGGGTCCAGAAATAGTCAAAATTATTAACAAACCCAATTCCAGTGGCAATACAAAAGTTCAATAGCCATTGGTGAGCACTGAAGAGACAACTGAAATTCCCACAACTTTTCCTCTGAGAGGAAATGGGGCCTGAAAGAATACAGAGCTTTCCATGGCTCTGAATACTATCAGTTAGTGTCTCATAGTCTTGTTGGAGCTTAATTGACTGTTTAAGTCTAATATAATTTGTGCCCACATGAACAATAATAGTATGGGCAGTTGGGTGGATGTCAGTAAGAACAGGGATGAGTTTAATCATGTCCATTATTCTTGGCACCAGGCCAGCATTATGTAATTCCATTTGGCATTTCCACAAACCTGATGATAGAGTCCCCAACTAAGAGAAACTCTGGTTCCTCGTCTGCACAGCCTTTACTGTAGACGGCAAGGTTAACATATTAGaatcagataaacttttacaaacatttttactCAAAAGAGGGTCTGTGGATTTTGAacaggatcttctaatggtcagtattaACAGGAGGGATGATGAGAGCAAGCAAAACCTATTTCAACATTCATATGAGCACtc
This sequence is a window from Thunnus thynnus chromosome 10, fThuThy2.1, whole genome shotgun sequence. Protein-coding genes within it:
- the LOC137191658 gene encoding urokinase plasminogen activator surface receptor-like isoform X1, which codes for MHLLTLIFGIVLLPKAAYTLMCYDCEKTMSGSCTETKECPLQCGAMRMLAYAGGKKVSDVSMKSCVTADQCGEMSVNFGVARTVIASKCCTTDLCNKEPVPEPSKSNPNGKKCYHCNGQTCTATLNCEGNEDYCISTSVNAGGQKTTVKGCASKLICSDALAAQITGTVGAEVSCCLGDYCNSASSTSAGLLLLVAPLVSLVLFS
- the LOC137191658 gene encoding urokinase plasminogen activator surface receptor-like isoform X2 — encoded protein: MHLLTLIFGIVLLPKAYTLMCYDCEKTMSGSCTETKECPLQCGAMRMLAYAGGKKVSDVSMKSCVTADQCGEMSVNFGVARTVIASKCCTTDLCNKEPVPEPSKSNPNGKKCYHCNGQTCTATLNCEGNEDYCISTSVNAGGQKTTVKGCASKLICSDALAAQITGTVGAEVSCCLGDYCNSASSTSAGLLLLVAPLVSLVLFS